The following are from one region of the Silene latifolia isolate original U9 population chromosome 9, ASM4854445v1, whole genome shotgun sequence genome:
- the LOC141600522 gene encoding protein FAR1-RELATED SEQUENCE 6-like, which yields MEQYEDAIEKKVEDEKVNNAKDIKSPLKWDPMILFEDIFSKVYTNSKFGEVKTEVYGCISTNVETLPNSLGFIKRFRATSKVTEAFWKKDRRSFEVSIDTITGEYKCGCKMFEFRGILCRHIMKCLDVLDVKAIPDKYIIERWRKDLVRGYENIRVGYYNRMSRNVLKGLLR from the coding sequence ATGGAGCAGTACGAGGATGCCATAGAGAAAAAGGTGGAGGACGAGAAAGTCAATAACGCCAAAGACATTAAGAGCCCACTTAAATGGGATCCCATGATATTATTCGAGGATATCTTTAGTAAGGTCTACACAAACAGTAAATTCGGAGAGGTGAAAACAGAGGTATATGGTTGTATAAGCACCAATGTCGAAACTCTTCCAAATAGTTTGGGTTTCATCAAGAGGTTTAGGGCCACATCAAAAGTGACAGAAGCATTTTGGAAGAAAGATCGAAGAAGTTTTGAAGTGAGTATTGACACAATCACTGGTGAGTATAAATGTGGTTGTAAGATGTTTGAATTTAGAGGGATCTTATGTCGCCATATCATGAAGTGTCTTGATGTGTTGGACGTAAAAGCTATCCCAGACAAATACATAATCGAACGCTGGCGCAAGGATTTGGTTAGAGGATACGAAAATATTCGGGTTGGGTACTACAACCGGATGAGTCGAAACGTGTTAAAAGGTCTCTTGAGATAA
- the LOC141600519 gene encoding RNA polymerase II C-terminal domain phosphatase-like 4, with protein sequence MDRFRDQALQAILGQKKLNLILDLDNTLLHAKIVRNLTIEDKRRIKKDDSCELHEVELQGVKLLVKLRPGVREFLKKASDMFELSIYTMGTRDYARTMADLLALGSNQDGRSMFKKKIISREDCTMARQKGLDVVLSDRRVVLIVDDKEDVWEESCRVNVIKIAPYRFFEDGKRKREVDYNEIIAMDDDDELKRVLSTLSMIHQMFYEDNNVDGEYMKRDVRRVLERVRDDEEQKKKDEEELVRRKRLEEAKARRFIERFCAPVTKRCKRDATMMASVVQSSCLV encoded by the coding sequence ATGGACCGGTTTCGAGATCAAGCCTTACAAGCCATCCTAGGGCAGAAGAAGTTGAATTTGATTCTTGACTTGGATAACACTCTTCTCCATGCAAAAATAGTTCGAAATCTCACGATAGAGGACAAGCGGCGCATTAAGAAGGACGACTCGTGCGAGCTACACGAGGTCGAACTACAAGGAGTAAAATTATTAGTCAAGTTACGGCCGGGAGTACGTGAGTTTCTCAAGAAAGCTAGTGATATGTTCGAGTTGTCGATCTATACTATGGGGACACGTGATTATGCTCGTACTATGGCGGATTTGCTAGCTCTTGGATCGAACCAAGATGGTCGGTCCATGTTTAAGAAGAAGATTATTAGTAGGGAGGATTGTACCATGGCGAGACAGAAAGGGCTTGATGTTGTGTTATCGGATAGACGCGTTGTTTTAATCGTTGATGATAAGGAAGATGTTTGGGAGGAATCGTGTAGGGTTAATGTTATCAAGATTGCTCCTTATCGTTTCTTTGAAGACGGGAAAAGAAAAAGGGAAGTTGATTATAATGAGATAATTGCAATGGACGATGATGATGAGCTTAAGAGGGTTTTGAGTACATTGAGTATGATACATCAAATGTTTTATGAAGATAATAATGTAGACGGAGAATACATGAAAAGAGATGTGAGACGGGTTCTTGAAAGAGTTCGTGATGATGAAGAACAAAAGAAGAAAGATGAAGAAGAGTTAGTTCGACGTAAAAGGTTGGAAGAAGCGAAGGCGCGACGTTTTATTGAAAGGTTTTGTGCGCCGGTAACAAAGAGGTGCAAGAGAGATGCAACGATGATGGCGTCAGTAGTTCAATCTTCATGTTTAGTCTAA
- the LOC141600521 gene encoding RNA polymerase II C-terminal domain phosphatase-like 4 has translation MDRFRDQGLRAILGQKKLNLILDLDNTLLHAKIVRNLTLDDKRRIKKDDSCELHEVELQGVKLLVKLRPGVREFLKKASDMFELSIYTMGTRDYANTMAGLLALGSNQDGRSMFKKKIISREDCTMARQKGLDVVLSDRRVVLIVDDKDDVWEESCRANVIKIAPYRFFEDGKRKREVDYNEIIAMDDDDELKRVLSTLSMVHHMFYEDNNGDGEYMKRDVRRVLERVCDHEEEKKKDEEGLVRRKRLEEAKARRFIERIKVANMIDDTLVFDCNY, from the exons ATGGACCGGTTTCGAGATCAAGGCTTACGAGCCATCCTAGGGCAGAAGAAGTTGAATTTGATTCTTGACTTGGATAACACTCTTCTCCATGCAAAAATAGTTCGAAATCTCACGCTAGACGACAAGCGGCGCATTAAGAAGGACGACTCGTGCGAGCTACACGAGGTCGAACTACAAGGAGTAAAATTATTAGTCAAGTTACGGCCAGGAGTACGTGAGTTTCTCAAGAAAGCAAGTGATATGTTCGAGTTGTCAATCTATACTATGGGGACACGTGATTATGCTAATACTATGGCGGGTTTGTTAGCTCTTGGATCGAACCAAGATGGTCGGTCCATGTTTAAGAAGAAGATTATTAGTAGGGAGGATTGTACCATGGCGAGACAGAAAGGGCTTGATGTTGTGTTATCGGATAGACGCGTTGTTTTAATCGTTGATGataaggatgatgtttgggagGAATCGTGTAGGGCTAATGTTATCAAGATTGCTCCTTATCGTTTCTTTGAAGACGGGAAAAGAAAAAGGGAAGTTGATTATAATGAGATAATTGCAATGGACGATGATGATGAGCTTAAGAGAGTTTTGAGTACATTGAGTATGGTGCATCATATGTTTTATGAAGATAATAATGGAGACGGAGAATACATGAAAAGAGATGTGAGACGGGTTCTTGAAAGAGTTTGTGATcatgaagaagaaaagaagaaagacgaAGAAGGGTTAGTTCGACGTAAAAGGTTGGAAGAAGCGAAGGCGCGACGTTTTATTGAAAG GATTAAAGTTGCTAATATGATTGATGATACTTTGGTATTTGATTGTAATTATTAA
- the LOC141600518 gene encoding RNA polymerase II C-terminal domain phosphatase-like 4, whose amino-acid sequence MKQETMQEQKCSRLRIRVNMAKILSTRDRLRDQDSQAVLGQKKLNLILDLDNTLLHAKRTKKLTLEDKQRVRNDSCELHKVEDGSKLVKLRPGVHEFLKKASDMFELSIYTMGTRDYAHTMADLLSLGSKQDGRSPMFWKKIISREDCTHEGQKGLDVVLLDRRVVLTVDDKEDVWEESCRANVIKIAPYCFFEDEKRKREVDNNEIITMDDELKRVMNMLTLVHQMFYEGNNGDVEYMKRDVRQVLERVRDHEQLKS is encoded by the coding sequence ATGAAGCAAGAAACCATGCAAGAGCAAAAGTGTTCTCGTCTCAGAATTCGAGTTAATATGGCCAAAATTCTTTCCACGAGGGACCGGCTTCGAGATCAAGACTCACAAGCTGTGCTAGGGCAAAAGAAGTTGAATTTAATTCTCGACTTGGATAACACCCTCCTCCATGCAAAAAGAACTAAAAAACTCACGTTAGAAGACAAGCAACGAGTTAGGAACGACTCGTGTGAGCTACACAAGGTTGAAGATGGATCAAAATTAGTCAAGTTACGGCCGGGTGTACATGAGTTCCTCAAGAAAGCAAGTGACATGTTCGAGTTGTCTATCTATACTATGGGGACACGTGATTATGCTCATACTATGGCGGATTTACTATCTCTTGGATCGAAACAAGATGGTCGGTCTCCCATGTTTTGGAAGAAGATTATTAGTAGGGAGGATTGTACTCATGAGGGTCAGAAAGGGCTTGATGTTGTGTTATTGGATAGACGCGTCGTTTTGACTGTTGATGATAAGGAAGATGTTTGGGAGGAATCTTGTAGGGCTAATGTTATCAAGATTGCTCCTTATTGTTTCTTTGAAGACGAGAAAAGAAAAAGGGAAGTTGATAATAAtgaaataattacaatggatGATGAGCTTAAGAGGGTTATGAACATGTTGACTTTGGTTCATCAAATGTTTTATGAAGGTAATAACGGAGATGTAGAATACATGAAAAGAGACGTGAGGCAGGTTCTTGAAAGAGTTCGCGATCATGAACaactgaagagttaa
- the LOC141600520 gene encoding RNA polymerase II C-terminal domain phosphatase-like 4 encodes MDRLRDQDSQAVLGQKKLNLILDLDNTLLHAKRTKKLTLEDNRRVRNDSCELHKVEDGSKLVKLRPGVREFLMKASDMFELSIYTMGTRDYAHTMADLLALGSNQDDGGSVFWKKIISREDCTHEGQKGLDIVLSDRRNVLIVDDREDVWEESCRANVIKIAPYCFFEDEKRKREVNNEIITTDDELKRVLNMLTLVHQMFYEDNNGHGEYMKGDVRRVLERVRDHEQQKKKDDEELAARCKRLPQEKARRFIIRFRAPVTKKCKIDAMMASVQSPCLV; translated from the coding sequence ATGGACCGGCTTCGAGATCAAGACTCACAAGCCGTCCTAGGGCAAAAGAAGTTGAATTTAATTCTCGACTTGGATAACACCCTCCTCCATGCAAAAAGAACTAAAAAACTCACGTTAGAAGACAATCGACGTGTTAGAAACGACTCATGCGAGCTACACAAGGTTGAAGATGGATCAAAATTAGTCAAGTTACGGCCGGGGGTACGTGAGTTCCTTATGAAAGCTAGTGACATGTTTGAGTTGTCTATCTATACTATGGGGACACGTGATTATGCTCATACTATGGCGGATTTACTAGCTCTTGGATCGAACCAAGATGATGGTGGGTCCGTGTTTTGGAAGAAGATTATTAGTAGGGAGGATTGTACTCATGAGGGGCAGAAAGGGCTTGATATTGTGTTATCGGATAGACGCAACGTTTTGATCGTTGATGATAGGGAAGATGTTTGGGAGGAATCTTGTAGGGCTAATGTTATCAAGATTGCTCCTTATTGTTTCTTTGAAGACGAGAAAAGAAAAAGGGAAGTTAATAATGAGATTATTACAACGGATGATGAGCTTAAGAGGGTTTTGAACATGTTGACTTTGGTTCATCAAATGTTTTATGAAGATAATAATGGACATGGAGAATACATGAAAGGAGATGTGAGGCGGGTTCTTGAAAGAGTTCGCGATCATGAACAACAAAAGAAGAAAGACGATGAAGAGTTAGCTGCTCGATGTAAAAGGTTGCCACAAGAGAAGGCTCGACGTTTTATCATAAGGTTTCGTGCTCCGGTAACTAAGAAGTGCAAGATAGATGCGATGATGGCATCAGTTCAATCTCCATGTTTAGTCTAA